From Camelina sativa cultivar DH55 chromosome 7, Cs, whole genome shotgun sequence, one genomic window encodes:
- the LOC104703074 gene encoding MDIS1-interacting receptor like kinase 1-like, translating to MGRKLFLGQYLIWVILVLEQLHGCKSCVEKERKALLELKKLLELKKHNVSTSWDDVLPSWTNDTKSDCCQWESIECNRISGRIIGISIGFYNIDGPFPINGLENLTNLELLNLGGSGFNGTILELMNLTTLKRLSLRGNTFSGAIHAVCKMKNLEELDLRRNHFAGELPLCLGSLNKLRVLDLSSNQFSGNLPSSFSSLESLEYLSLSDNNFSGLFSLSPLANLTKLKVFKLSSKSEMVQVETEATWQPKFQLSVVVLRVCSLEKIPSFLMYQKNLRLVDLSNNRISGHIPTWLLTNNPELEVFQLQNNVFTIFQMPTIIVHKLQFLDFSANNITGLFPDNIGRALPNLVRMNGANNGFQGSFPSSMGEMVNITLLDLSYNNFSGKLPRSFVMGCFSLKQLKLSHNKFSGLFLPRETSFTSLKELRVDSNLFSGEIGVGLLSSNKTLSTLDMSNNRLVGAIPSWITNLSTLSRLLISNNFLEGITPPSLLTMPSISLLDLSGNQLSGVLPSHVGGDFGIQLFLSDNNFTGPIPDTFLEHVNILDLRNNKFSGSIPQFVNTESIRILLLKGNNLTGSIPRQLCDLSNIRLLDLSDNHLNGVIPSCLYNLSFGPGGDKNTEVGVSESAACEFKFYKSTFVNEKFCVESDDFEEIEIKFSTKQRYESYFGAAVEFTGAILDRMYGMDLSSNELSGVIPAELGDLSQLRVMNLSHNFLSSSIPSNFSNLKDIESLDLSHNKLQGSIPQQLTSLTSLAVFDVSYNNLSGIVPQGKQFNTFNEKSYIGNPLLCGPTTTKKSCEATKSSNEADNGGEEKDDEAVIDVVVFYYSAASTCVTALIGVLVVMCFDSPCRRAWLRIVDASIASAKSMLP from the exons ATGGGAAGGAAGCTTTTCTTGGGCCAATACTTGATATGGGTGATATTAGTATTGGAGCAGCTTCATGGATGCAAAAGCTGtgttgagaaagaaagaaaagcattACTAGAGCTCAAGAAACTGTTGGAGCTCAAGAAACACAATGTCTCAACAAGTTGGGACGATGTTCTCCCTAGTTGGACTAATGACACAAAGAGTGATTGCTGTCAGTGGGAGTCCATTGAATGCAATCGTATAAGTGGCCGGATTATCGGGATTTCTATTGGTTTTTATAACATCGATGGCCCTTTTCCTATTAACG GACTAGAGAACTTGACAAACTTGGAACTGCTAAATCTGGGTGGAAGCGGATTTAACGGCACAATACTAG AACTAATGAATTTGACTACCTTGAAACGCTTGAGTCTTCGTGGGAATACCTTTAGTGGGGCTATACATGCAG TTTGTAAAATGAAGAATCTAGAGGAGCTCGATCTTAGAAGAAATCATTTTGCAGGCGAGCTTCCTCTTTGTTTAGGTAGTTTGAACAAGCTACGGGTTCTTGATCTGTCATCCAACCAGTTTAGTGGGAATCTACCATCTAGTTTCAGTAGCCTTGAGTCCCTCGAATATCTATCATTGTCAGATAACAACTTCAGTGGCTTATTCTCGCTCAGTCCACTTGCAAACCTCACAAAGCTAAAGGTGTTTAAACTTTCATCAAAATCTGAAATGGTACAAGTCGAGACAGAGGCTACTTGGCAGCCAAAGTTTCAACTGAGTGTTGTTGTACTAAGAGTTTGCAGCTTGGAGAAAATCCCTTCCTTTCTTATGTACCAGAAGAACCTGCGTCTAGTTGATTTATCCAACAACAGAATATCTGGTCACATTCCTACCTGGCTGTTGACGAATAATCCTGAACTTGAAGTATTCCAGTTGCAGAATAATGTATTCACAATCTTTCAGATGCCTACAATAATAGTGCATAAGTTGCAGTTCTTGGATTTTTCAGCGAATAATATTACAGGACTATTCCCCGATAATATTGGTCGTGCACTTCCAAATCTGGTAAGAATGAATGGGGCAAATAATGGGTTTCAAGGGAGTTTTCCATCGTCTATGGGTGAGATGGTAAACATAACATTGTTGGATCTATCTTATAATAACTTCTCTGGGAAGCTACCTAGAAGCTTTGTCATGGGTTGTTTTTCACTAAAACAACTGAAGCTCTCTCACAACAAATTCAGTGGCCTTTTTCTTCCAAGAGAAACAAGCTTCACTTCACTGAAAGAGTTGAGAGTGGATAGCAACTTATTTAGTGGAGAGATCGGAGTTGGTTTGCTTAGCTCCAACAAAACATTGTCAACTCTTGACATGTCCAACAATCGTCTCGTGGGTGCTATCCCAAGTTGGATAACTAACTTATCTACTTTGAGTAGGTTATTGATATCAAACAATTTCTTAGAAGGTATAACACCACCCTCTTTGCTAACCATGCCCTCTATTTCGCTTCTTGACCTGTCGGGAAACCAATTATCTGGAGTTTTACCTTCACATGTCGGTGGGGATTTTGGGATACAGTTGTTCCTAAGTGACAACAACTTCACCGGGCCGATTCCGGACACGTTCTTGGAACATGTCAATATACTTGATCTACGGAACAATAAATTCTCTGGTAGTATCCCACAGTTTGTCAATACCGAGAGCATAAGAATTCTTTTGTTGAAGGGTAACAACTTAACAGGATCTATTCCAAGGCAGTTGTGTGATTTGAGCAACATTAGACTTTTAGATCTTTCAGATAACCATCTCAACGGTGTCATACCTTCATGCctttataatttatcatttgGACCAGGAGGAGATAAGAATACGGAGGTAGGTGTATCAGAGTCGGCAGCCTGTGAGTTCaaattttacaaatccacaTTTGTGAATGAGAAATTCTGTGTAGAATCCGATGATTTTgaagaaattgaaatcaaattttcaaCCAAGCAAAGGTATGAATCTTATTTTGGAGCAGCAGTTGAGTTCACTGGTGCAATACTTGATCGTATGTATGGAATGGATCTGTCGAGCAATGAATTAAGTGGTGTTATCCCAGCAGAGCTTGGAGATCTCTCACAACTTCGAGTCATGAATTTATCTCACAATTTCTTGTCAAGTTCAATACCATCAAACTTCTCCAATCTGAAGGACATTGAGAGCCTTGATCTTTCACATAACAAGTTGCAAGGAAGCATTCCTCAACAACTAACCAGCCTTACTTCTCTTGCTGTCTTCGACGTGTCTTACAACAATTTGTCAGGGATCGTTCCCCAAGGAAAGCAGTTCAATACCTTCAACGAGAAAAGCTACATAGGCAATCCTCTTCTTTGTGGACCTACGACGACCAAGAAAAGTTGTGAGGCTACTAAGAGCTCAAACGAAGCAGATaatggaggagaagaaaaagacgatgaagctGTTATTGATGTGGTGGTATTCTATTATAGTGCTGCTTCAACTTGTGTGACCGCATTGATAGGTGTTCTTGTAGTTATGTGTTTTGATTCTCCTTGTCGTCGGGCATGGCTACGCATTGTCGACGCTTCCATCGCCTCGGCGAAAAGTATGCTGCCTTAA
- the LOC104705045 gene encoding uncharacterized protein LOC104705045 has product MEKKTIFMAFFAITVLLSFSYSSLAIADDLKEMLYSEFKVGTEVYWPSPDHYNFKVIRRQSIKDLKNLIDCGIKMGFDGHYCNHDIMDEVLRNKSASRKCCRSIVKAGKQCQISYMKLFSQFYQFKGVSSKALAKTAEIWKKCSAQMGGIAPFSG; this is encoded by the coding sequence atggaaaagaaaaccaTTTTTATGGCATTTTTTGCAATCACGGTGTTGCTCTCATTTTCTTATTCAAGTTTGGCCATAGCAGACGATCTTAAGGAGATGCTATACAGCGAGTTTAAGGTTGGTACTGAAGTTTATTGGCCGAGTCCCGATCACTATAATTTCAAGGTTATCCGTAGACAATCAATAAAAGATCTCAAAAATCTTATTGACTGTGGGATTAAGATGGGATTTGATGGGCATTATTGTAACCATGACATTATGGACGAAGTTCTTCGGAACAAAAGTGCGTCGAGAAAATGTTGTCGGAGTATAGTGAAAGCTGGGAAGCAATGCCAAATAAGTTATATGAAACTGTTTTCTCAGTTCTATCAATTCAAAGGTGTTAGTTCTAAAGCTTTGGCCAAAACTGCCGAAATATGGAAAAAATGTTCTGCTCAAATGGGAGGCATTGCACCATTTTCTGGTTAA